AGAGCCTCTATGTTGTCCCAGGTCAACGGACTAATTTTGTATAACTATAATCGCGAACTAATCCACTCGATAAATGATAATTACTTGGAAAGTCCAAGgtagggttgttcagtgcaatCAACATATGATCACTTATATGTATGagtggacatctctatgccgataccaatgaaacatgaagttaacatcacagatgctagtatCGAGTTTGAACGATATTTATCACTGTTTTAGGTTACTGAATCAACTAGaaatgaatttagaatataAATTACACTTTCTAATGAATTTCATGATCCAAGTGACTTGTGCACCGTACCTCATGATACTTATATTATATTCaaaggctttatctatgcagcttacaTGTATATACAGATAAACTACATGTCATAATGGGATAAaactataaaatattattaaaataaatatttttttacataaaaatcaataaagCTCCACTTACAAGTTGACTCGCTAGACACGTACTTTAACAAGAACAATTATACTACTACAaataatctatttttttttaaaaaaaaattgtgaaattattgtttgtataatgtattattttttttaaaaaagatacGATTCAATAATATCAAAACTATTTGTCAAATTTCTAGATACatatgttaatttattttttgagaTATGGTATTATAGtaatttgaaaattaatttatttaataagataAGGGCAGTACCACCATTTGTAAAATAGTCAACAAACCTAtagggatatatatatacacataaatTTCTTATAAATGTTATAGTAAATTCAGTGACCAATATGCCGCAAtaactgtaatgcccggaaatttaatcctaataatctgtaattattgaagtataatttgatatgattaagagAGGATTAATCgagacacgaaataagattttATATGAAGGGTGCAATCTTTGAACATAACCAgttgcgcccgagcggtaagaaatgaccgcccgagcgccaaagttcaatAGAAGCACGTCTTGGatagaagatgtggcgcccgggcggtagtttttgaccgcccgagcgccaaggtgcaTTAGGAAAATGCTTCGGACAGAAagcttcgcgcccgagcggtaaagattaaccgctcgagcgccgatcaAGATACATGAAATTGTGCCACGTTTCTCTATCATGCAacgttggtatatatatatacacatgctaATCTTCCTCAAAAAGGGAGAACCGAGAAGTAGGGTCAGGAGAAAGTtcacagaaaatccttacgccttttctgagaaatccgttcgtctgattttgaatccgacttcggtactgagttcctagcaacgtaggctacaactggacgtaagttttactacattTTGACATGtgttagaattatgatattgtcagaattgaatggaactcatatatgttgttcttgacatattagacatcatagaatcgaagtcagattaagaaacggatcgattatggaattgttatgaattttctggggtatattgatatataccggacatatttgaattatgattggattacggattgtattggatatgagttatggattatAACTGTGAtatgaggatattgtattgacggggatattgaaattgtaccgttatgtcgttgattttgaattaaatcaagattgatcagattgttattgatttgaaaggtatattgacatgatattattgatattgtcattgccagacagattgtgaattcaggacttcgactgagccagaaactgacgaaagaaaggtataagtcaatgtggtattgggagatcgacttgagtcggattagacttgagtttccctaaatcacatactttactttattgcattgatatttgcattgatttgattgatatacttgttcttttgagttatagattgcaggtatcagacgagtaatcttgtgacagaagtgcctgatagtggtggaatcaccacgggcacattgcacgatgtctcaagatggaatattagcgatagagctacagtccatgacgattaggtcaggacaccggatgtttggttatatcgagtaataggattggaattcttctattacggaattcgatataggaacaccatatttggttatatcgagtaataggatcaaggttccttctattacggaattcgatttaggaacaccacatctggaaaccgggatccctagactaggattgagtctagtctgaattgcagaattgtaattatgtttcagattttgatacatattactgttacctgattacatgctttatatttgtttatatgattgcatgtttcgttgatttatactgggatttattctcaccggagttatccggctgttgtcttatctgtatgtgtacatgacaacaggtgggacaggatcagggtccaggaggtgaggagagatcgtgatagagtggagacttcggacttggatgtatatagggttttgacacttgatatttagatgttgaaccttagtttattttggatgcatgcagtacatgacttgtattgtattttatactgatatgtatattagtttgatttcactacgttccgcattttaaaaaaaatttagaccctgttttataattgattaattagtcccaatgatgattaagaacttgattagcgttcgggtccccacaacaggtggtatcagagcgatagatccttgagactgagataggagctagtgagcggggtagaatgtgttttctttcctgcttttgattgctagcatgatttactgctttataatgcatgtttatctgtttgtctgatttgatttgaaaacatgtattattaaGAATGAATCATagccgattctagatcagcagtaagatgatcggaggaggactgaaatagaactttgggttggggttgctaatccttttgatttcagatatgcctccgagaagaataccagaacagaggagtacatcgaatcctcccatggatgtgactcctacaccgatggagaaactgttgaaaagatttcagtcttttcatccaccgactttgaaaggtacggagaattccgtggaatgtgaaagttggttggacgatattgaagcgATGTTTGAATCattggaatatactgaggaaaagagggtgaaactgatcggacaccagttgcacgatgttgctaaacactggtggattacgacgaaacgggcattggaacaacgaggtacggccattatctggaatgtgtttaagtctgaattttatctacggttctttccagtatcttataggaaggacaagggagtcgaatttgcaaacttgaggcaagaccagttaaacattgaggactatgtggctaagttctctacactgctcCGATTTTCTCCCcatgtagctgaacatgatgaggccgttgcggaccagttcataaatggcctgaatcctgaaACCTTCaccctggtgaataccgggaggccaaacaatttcaccgatgccttgaatagagccaagggtgccgaagcaggtctgatgagacagagagaggcttcgtttgtgcttccagtatcgggacagcaacaaccacctcctcgatttgaaggtggcagcagcagtagcaggaagaaggatttcttgagggctagagggaagcaattcaagaaatctggaactagctcatccagttcgagtggctctagacagattaGTCAGGCCAGAGCtatacaggaccgtactgtggtacttgtggagggaggcattccacagatctgTGCCGAGGAatggttggcagctgtcgtatttgtggacagcaaggacactttgctcgagtgtgtccccagaggagtgcccagggatcacaggcagctgagtcatcgagatcagtagctcagacaggtagacgaccatctgccgtgcataattttcagccagcaccgcctactcagtcacagcagaggccaggagggggccagacagtgagccagcctccgagacagcaggccagagtttttgctttgaccgaggagcaggcacaggatgcacctgatgatgttgtggcaggtaactgttttatttctggttatcctacatatgtactgattgatacaggttcatctcatacatttatatctgagcgatttgcgttGATTCAttctttgcctattgagtcattgtctgcaatAGTGTCTgccacgtctccgttaggaacatgtttgatatctgtaaaatctgttaaatcgtgtatactgcagtacgatgggcatacgattgagttagactgtattgtgcttggtttatctgattttgattgtattgtcggtatcgatatgttgaccaagcaccgagctacagtcgattgtttccacaagatagttcgattcagacctgagatggctgaggagtggaaattttatggtaaaggttctcgtgctagaattcctttgatatctgcaatgaatatgactcgattattgcagaagggagcggatggattcctggtatattcagttgatttactgaaatcgagcccatcattggcggatttgccagtggtgtgcgaatttgctgatgtctttccagatgagattcctggattgcctccgattcgagagatagacttcagcattgaattaatgccaggaacagttccgatttcgagagctccataccggatggcaccgatcgaattaaaagagttgaaagaacagtttgaggatttactggccaagggatatattagaccgagtgtatctccttggggtgctctagTATTGTTCGTGAGAAGAAgaatgggtcgatgagactttgtatcgactacggCAGctaaacaaggcaacggtaaagaataaatatccattgcctcgtattgatgatttgtttgatcagttgcagggtcatctgtatattccaagatcgatctgagatctggatatcatcaactgagagtcagggactctgatatatCTAAGACaacatttagaaccaggtatggacactatgaatttattgtcatgccatttggtttgacgaatgcaccggcggtatttatgggattgatgaaccgcatttttcagaaatatttggatgattttgttatcatattcaatgatgatatattgatttattcaaagaatatgattgagcatgctaatcatctgaggactgtattgagaattttgagggcggagaaattatatgctaaactgtcgaaatgcgagttctggtcgAAACAAgtgatatttctgggtcatattatatcgggagacggtatatcagttgattccAGTAAGGTTGAGGTAGTGATTTTTTGGCCGAGACCTACCTCTGTgccggaaattcgcagttttatgggtttggcaggatattatcgccgattcattaaagatttttcgagtattgccaaaccaattTCGCAGTTAAATCAGAAGAATTCTCCATTTAtttggtcagaagagtgtgaatccagttttctagaattaaaaaagagattgaccagtgcacccgtattgacgattccttcaggtactggtgattttgtcgtTTATTGCGATgcctctcaccgaggattgggttgtgtattgatgcagcgggggcatgtgattgcttatgcctcaagacagctgaaaccccatgaatctcgttacccaattcatgatcttgaattggcagccatagtctttgcactgaagatatggcgacattatttgtacggtgagaaattcgagatttattctgatcacaaaagcttgaaatacctgttttcacaatcagagttaaatatgagacagcggagatgactggatttattgaaaggctttgattgtgagatcaaatactatccagggaaatccaacgtagcagcagatgcgctgagtcgaaagatatgtgcactatccttatcgacgataggtgtttcgaatttgatagaaaactgctgtttgtctggattagcttttgaaatagatcgtcagcctctgagattatgtgcgattcgagctgaaccgaCATCGATagtgagaatcaaagaggcacagaaggtgatcagaacatacagaattcgattgcaatggtcagagcgggacatcgatcggaatatcaggtgagaaatggtattttgtatgtgaataatcgtcttgttgtgccaaatgtttcagaattgagacagcgaatactgtcagaagcgcacaacagtcgttttagcattcatcctggtggcaggaaaatgtataatgatttaaaggcacaatattggtggaaacaaatgaaatctgatgtgactaactttgtagccaagtgtctgaattgcctacaggtgaaggctgaaagaaagaaaccaggaggattgttgcagagtttgtccattcctgaatggaaatgggatcacatttccatggattttgtgacgcagttaccgagatcctcccgaggttgtgatgcgatttgggtcgtgattgatcgactgaccaaatctgcatgttttattccatacaaaatgacgtatagatatgatcagatggccgatatctatgtccgagaagtggttagattgcatggagtgccgaaatcGATTGTTTTAGACCGTGATtctcgattcacttcgcacttctggcaaagtttgcagcaagctctcggaacgaaattacatctgagtaccgcatatcatccacagactgacggacagtcagaacggacgattcagacgttggaagatatgctgagagctgtagcgcttgattttagcactaattggcaagatgcattgccactttgcgagttttcgtacaacaatagctatcaaacgagtattgagatggccccatttgaagcgttgtacggaaggaaatgcagatcccctctttactgggatgataactctgaagttcctgaaactggacctgatatgatcagagatatgactgaaaaagtaaagttgattcagaagaaaatgaaggcagctcaagaccgacaagccaaatatgccaacctcagacgacgaacgttggtatttgagactggagaccgagtatttctgaagatttctcctttcagaggtgttgtcagatttggcaagaaagggaaattgtctccaagatatgttggtccatatgagattcttgaaaagataggagatcgtgcctatcgactcgccttgccgccttcattatttggaatacatgatgtcttttatgtatcgatgctgcggaaatatctccctgatgattctcacgtgattcagccagacgagaccgagctggatgagacattgagttatgtcgagaaaccgatccggatgatcgatcgtaaagaaaaacagctcagaacaaagacgattcctcttgtgaaagttcaatggactcgtcatggcgtagaagaagcgacttgggagactgaatctgatatgagacaagaattcccagcattgttttcactgatgtaaatttcttatacagctttgtgtatatactccttattgatacaaatgaaatgcctgtgatttagaggacgaaatcgtatcttgggggggggggggggagaaatgtaatgcccggaaatttaatcctaataatctgtaattattgaagtataattgatatgattatgagaggattaatcgggacacgaaataagatttaTATGAAGGGTGCAATCTTTGGACAGAAccagtggcgcccgagcggtaagaaatgaccgcccgagcgccaatgttccatAGAAGCacgtcttggacagaagatgtggcgcccgggcggtagtttgtgaccgcccgagcgccaaggtgcaTTAGGAAAATGCTTCGGACAGAAagcttcgcgcccgagcggtaaagattaatCAGCTCGAGTGCCGATCAAGATACATGAAATTGTGCCACGTTTCTCTATCATGCAacgttggtatatatatatatatatacacacacatgctAATCTTCCTCAAAAAGGGAGAACCGAGAAGTAGGGTCAGGAGAAAGTtcacagaaaatccttacgccttctctgagaaatccgtccgtctgattttgaatccgacttcggtactgagttcctagcaacgtaggctacaactgaacgtaagttttactacattTTGAAATGtgttagaattatgatattgtcagaattgaatggaactcatatatgttgttcttgacatattagacgtcatagaatcgaagtcagattaagaaacggatcgattatggaattgttatgaattttctggggtatattgatatataccggacatatttgaattatgattggattacggattgtattggatatgagttatggattatAACTGTTAtctgaggatattgtattgacggggatattgaaattgtaccgttatgtcgttgattttgaattaaatcaagattgatcagattgttattgatttgaaaggtatattgacatgatattattgatattgtcattgccagacagactgtgaattcaggacttcgactgagccagaaaccgacgaaagaaaggtataagtcaatgtggtattgggagatcgacttaagtcggattagacttgagtttccctaaatcacatactttactttattgcattgatatttgcattgatttgattgatatacttgttctcttgagttatagattgcaggtatcagacgagtaatcttgtgacagaagtgcctgatagtggtggaatcaccacgggcacattgcacgatgtctcaagatggaatattagcgatagagctacagtccatgacggttaggtcaggacaccggatgtttggttatatcgagtaataggattggaattcttctattacggaattcgatataggaacaccatatttggttatatcgagtaataggatcaaggttccttctattacggaattcgatataggaacaccacatctggaaaccgggatccctagactaggattgagtctagtctgaattgcagaattgtaattatgtttcagattttgatacatattactgttacctgattacatgctttatatttgtttatatgattgcatgtttcgttgatttatactgggatttattctcaccggagttatccggctgttgtcttgtctgtatgtgtacatgacaacaggtgggacatgatcagggtctaggagatgaggagagatcgtgatagagtggaaacttcggacttggatgtatatagggtttttacacttgatatttagatgttgaaccttagtttattttggatgcatgcagtacaggacttgtattgtattttatactgatatgtatattagtttgatttcactacgttccgcatttaaaaaaaaaatttagaccctgttttataattgattaattagtcccaatgatgattaagaacttgattagcgtccgggtccccacaataacaAAAGATATTGCATAAAATGAGTGAATTTATGAAGGTTGATTTGGATATATTGAAATAATACATTATTTTTATAGCACGAAAGCTTAGTCAACTTTATGTGATTCAACAATTTTTTGgtcttgtttattttattaaataaattaaagataCTACATTAAAAAGGCCGCCAAGAAAACATGAGTGGACATGTGGGCCTAAGCTTAATTTAtataaccaaaaaaaaaatataaaaaaaattgaatgttTTAAATTAAAAGATGATGTATTTATAAATTGAAAATGTTGTCCTCCTAGAGAAGATGGACAGTTGGATTTCTTGCATAATCCTGTCCCTTGGTTCCTTCGATGTAAAGGCTCCAAAACCTATTTTATTCTTTGGGTTAATTGGATTGAAATAATATTAAATCTCAACACACAGCTTGGTGTAGAGATATTACAACTGTATTTGAGGATCCATATCATTGAAATTTGTAGAGATATACTAGAAAAATATTGTATATATGAATGAAGGATATATGAGGATCGTCAGCTCGAAATCGATCGATATACTGATCGGTTTAATTTCAAATGAAAATAGGGGAGCAAATATGTTGAAGAACATGAAACTGGGTAAGCCTGATCGATCCCGGTTTTCGAAAGATCGATCCTGACTCGAGAAAAAACAAGCTCGTGATGATCATCACGAGTGATTTCATGAGTTCGAACTTGTGAATGGCTTCCTAAACTATACTAAGCTAAACGTACGTATCAAATTGCCATTTTTTTTAAACGAACAACCTTTGAAAATGTGGAAAAAAAGTTGTAGGGTAGCTTTTATTTATTACAGGAAatttatgaaaatcatataatacCTGCAATGGAGCAGAGACAGAACTTAGGGGTTAACAAAAATTAAGATTAAATCTTTCGTATGTATTAAATTCATAAAATTCTACAGCACGTAACGTGGAATATAGTTTTGAGGGAAATTTTATAGTTTTAAGTACTGTTGGTGATAGGAGAATTGAAGATCATAATATTCAAAgttgaacaagaacatgaacttaaccaaaagaaagaaattcaGATAATTATTCATGTACATCTTGAATCTAATAACCTATTGGTTCGATCTGTAATGGATCTTGAGCTTGAGCTCGATTTCGATCTCGATGACGACCATGAAATCTCCCTTGACCACAAAAGTTTGAGGGAAGGCCAAAACTATTTTTTTGAATCAGAGGGAACAAACATGTTGGCGCACCCAAAGTTCTCTCACTAGCTcgagtatattttttctttttcaatacaatacatatatatgcATATTCATACTTGGAAGACAATATCCGTAAATCTTGTGTCTCTAAATCATTTTTTATGagaaacaattttttttggtaaacccaatttttttttgtaatgatCTGATGTtggagtgtttttttttttaatcaagaaGGTGAAGACGAAGAACTATCACAAACCACCTCAGTCTCTACCTCCCTCCGGTGGAAGTTCCGGTGGCATCCGCAGGCGGCACAGCTGAACGCGGCCGCCGTACCTTCCTCGCCCGCCGCCATGAATTCCCGGCATCCGTCCACCGCGTATCCTCCTATATTGGCTGCATGATTCTTCTGGCATTCGGCGTACCGTACGGTCCTGAAAACTTGAGAGCTGCAAGCCCTTTGAAAAGCTTCTTTTCGAACAACTATTCTCTTTTTCGTCATTCCTGAATCTCAGGTTGATTACCGCAACCCTAATTCTTTACTATTCATCCAAGAAAAAGATTTGGGTTTTTCCAGGTTTGGAAAAATCTGCTTGCCAGAGCTATTTTTTTCTGAAATAATTCAAGAACAGTTTTTTCTTGTAGATGGAAGGAAGGAGGGGATCTCAAGAGAAAAGAATAACAACATATAATGGTTACCCATGAGAAGACCCTAACCTAACCCTAGAAAgagaatgtaatttttttttttgaaaaaacaaaaactaaaagagagtatatttttaattaaaaagttTCTATTTTTTCTTGTTTGAGAAACAAAAAAATGTCTAACAGTTACATAAATATCTCTCAATATAAACATCTATCGACGAGATACGTTGACGGAAAAACATATTTCcttgtaataaaataaatttaaaaaatatgggAGAATCGACTAACCATGTTGTTTTATTTGATTACAATAATAAATTAGTACTAAATTACACTCTTAATTAGATAATCTTTAAATTTTCAGCTTGTAATATAAAGAAATTGACAAATAACATTAGCAGGGGAAAGGAAAATCAATGGAGAGGAATGACTGCCGATTTCTTTAatgttatatatttatttttgtacTTTGGTTATTTTTGATATAGGCAattgcttttaatttttttaatggatAACTTTGGTTACATGTGCCCATTAATTAGTGATTATACTTTTAGAAATTAATTAGCAAGTTGGATGATTAGTTTATTAAAAGGAATCGTTGGAAATGATCCCCACTTGCCTTTAAATATACATGAAAAGATTGGCATTTTTGTGCACCCATCGAGTCCTATGTTCTCTACTCATATATTTAAAAGAGTACCAATTATTGATCACATcattttgaattaaattataAGAGATTTTTTGGACAAATGTCCAAAATTATAGCTTGTTTTAGGTTTTAGTAATCAAAATATTCGAAATTCGGTCTTTTTATAAAAAGTTTGTCGCTCGCACTTttagtagttttttttttttttgttgaagtGATGAAATGTTGTTAACATGATGTCGGAGTTACTATATATGATCTAATACATGTCTTTGAAGTAAGACCAAATGTACAAAAATAACCAACTTATTATGATATTCCAATTTCCaggatatttttttatttaatttttttttctcgttCGATAATACATGAAAGTGAATGTATCTAAATTGATGGGAAATGAATGCTTTTGCTAATGCTTAAAAGtgatgagtgggtctcatgtgagaccgtctcacggatcaaaatctgtgagacggtgagacgggtcaaccctacccatattcacaataaaaagtaatacttttagcataaaaagtaatactttttcatgagtgacccaaataagagacccgtctcacagatactaccagtgagaccgtctcacacaagtttttgccaaaagtGATTGGTTTAGCTCTTAAataaatggcaaaaacttgtgtgagacggtctcacgggtcgtacttgtaagacggatctcttatttgggtcacccacgaaaaaatattatttttttatgctgagaatattactttttattgtgaatatgggtaggattgacccgtctcacgggttatgacccgtgagacggtctcacatgagactcaacCATAATAAATTGGCATCTAATTAATTCTACATTATATAAGTGGGGTCCTAATTGTCATGGAAAGAAAACTATGAACATGGCCCCTTCAAATCATGTCTTCTAATAATTTGATTTTACAGGAATTAAATGCCAATTTGTCAAGTTTAAGGAACATTGACTCCGATAGTGCTAACAAGTTTggttaattttatatatatagatatgttATGCTTCATAATGTTCCATTGAATTTACAATGATTATTGTCGCCTTGTATTTGTTAGTACAATTAATTAATGTGTTAAAGACAACAAATTATGAGCATTCTACTAATTTATTCAGAGGAAAACTGAAATTTCggtcatttatataattttttcttaGTGATTTTGATTCTAATATAATgttttcaaatttcaattttaatatgttatattAGAGTTTTTACAATTTTTCTAAATGACTAAAACTTAATTTCGATGACATAAATGATTTGGCGCTAACATGATGAATAGTATTTCAAGTGTCACGTAAGCACCTTCCATAtaaaaaagactaaaattgcGAAAGAAAATACCTAAAATGAACTATACATGactaaaatttaatttcaatGACATAAATGATCAAACCAACAAAGATTCAAACATGAAGAAAAAAGTATAAAGCAATTTTCCCTCCTTTAGTATAACCTggctctttaaaaaaaattattttaattttttttgtaataaaCCTAAAAATGAATACCCTTAAGTAGGTCTTTTATGAGACGATATCACtgatctttattcgtgagacggatcaacaatgctcatatttacaataaaaataaaatttttggcaTAAAAAAGTTATTTTTCATGACTGAGccaaataaaagatatgtctcac
This Primulina eburnea isolate SZY01 chromosome 2, ASM2296580v1, whole genome shotgun sequence DNA region includes the following protein-coding sequences:
- the LOC140824570 gene encoding mini zinc finger protein 2-like, which encodes MTKKRIVVRKEAFQRACSSQVFRTVRYAECQKNHAANIGGYAVDGCREFMAAGEEGTAAAFSCAACGCHRNFHRREVETEVVCDSSSSSPS